CCCATTGGTAGCGGCAGGGTAGCGGTAAGGGGCAAGAAGCCCTCCCTACTGACCAGTAGGGAGGGCTTCCGATGCTGAATTTGCCTACCGAGTGAACATCAACAAATTGAGCTTACCAACGGATGTCAACAGTGCCATAGCGCTCTTCCACTCTCTGTCTAATTTCATTACACAGAGCAGTCAAAGCTTCCGCGACTTCGGAGTCGGTCATATCGGCATGATCTTTGAACTGCTCATCGGACGATTGCATGAGCCATAGTTCCGCATCAGGGTCTCGGACCTCAGTACCCCACAACTTGGTTCGGGTAACGTCCTGAAGGGCGATTTGATCGCAGCGTAGACACAAGAAGAGCGGCATCAAGGGAGTGTGTCGCTCCAAGAAGCCGCTCTGGCTGATCCTACCAAGCTCGGCGAGGTCATCAAGCACCATCTGCCATTCCTACGCCGAGATACCCTGCAACGCCTCGCCGACGTCGTCACCGCCCTGATTCAAGCTCGCTCGACCAAGCACGCCCAGCTTGCCCTCCATCTGCCCGGCACAGTCGGTGCCGTCAGCAAGCTGCGCCGAGTCGAGCGCTGCCTACACGACCCTCAGCTCGATCGCGACGTTTTCTTGAAGCTCCTCGTGCCACTGCTGCCCGACGAGAAGCTGGTCATGACCATGGACCGCACGAACTGGGAACACGGCGAAGCCGACCTGAACCTCCTTGTGCTGGGCGTAGTGCTTGAAGGCTTCACCTTGCCCCTCGTGTGGATGGCCTTGCCGCACGGAGGTAGCAGCGACACCGGAGTGCGTGAGCGTTTGGTCGCTCAACTTCTCAAGGTCTTGCCCGCGAAGCGGTGGCGTGTTCTGGTTGCCGACCGTGAGTTCGTCGGGGCGGCGTGGTTCACGTTTCTGAGGCGGCGCGGCATCAAACGCTGCCTGCGCATCCGAGGTGACGCTCGGATCGACGACGTGCGGCTCGACGAGGGCTGGGGGTACGTGCAGCCCGGACAAGTGGTCGCGCTGCTCGAAAAAGCGAATGTGTACGGCAACGTCATGCAACTGGTCGTCACCCGCACCGACGCCGGGGAACTGCTCGCCCTGGCGACCGACCTGAAGATCGACGAGACGCGGGCGGTGTATCGTTTGCGCTGGACCGTGGAGTGTACCTTCAGCACTCAGAAATCCAGAGGCTTCGACCTGGAGGCGAGTGCCATGACCAGGCCGGATCGGCTGGAACGCTTGTTCGGGGTAGTCACGCTGGCTTTGGCATGGTGTTTGCGTGTCGGCGTGTGGTGTCACCAGCAGCGGCCCATCAAACGCAAAAAACACGGACGCCGTGCAGTGAGCCTCGTCAGGTACGGCCTGGAGCTTCTTTCCGCTTCTTTGCGTTGGGACACGAGTGACTGCCTGACACTTTTGGCGCTTGTCATGCAGCCTTTTCCCGCTCCAGCACACCACTCAATCCAAGTTGTGGGGTACTGAGGTCTCGGACAACCGAAAATATTGGATTGTCTTCAGTGTCAAGAGAATGGTATTGGAAATCAGCGGGCCTTCCATTACAGGATTGCGCAATCCAGTCCTGTAGTTGCAATAGCAACTCACCGACGGTGGCCGACTCATCGAACCACACCATTCCTCGCCTGGTCAATTTCAAGTTGGCCTCAAAATTATTTGGGAGTGAACCGGAGTAATCACGGTTATACCACTCAATATTTCCAATCTGGAAACCTACCTTTTTACTGGGAAGGCTGACCATACTCTCCAAGAACCTCCTCCCTCCGGATAACCCACAACCACCTTAACCTCAGTACCCCACATCTTGAGCTGAGTGCTGTATTGGAGCGGGAAAAGGTTGCATGACGAGGCTCAGGAGGATGGTTCGATCACTCGTTCCCCAGCGCAAAGCGGCAGCAAGGCGTTCCAAGCCGTACTTGACGAGACTCACCGCCCGGCGTCCGTGCTTTTTGCGCTTGATGGGCCGCTGCTCGTGGCACCATGTACCGATCCGCAAGCACCAAGCCATCGCCAGCGTCACTACGCCGACCAGCCGCTCCAACCGAGCGGGTTTGGTCATCGCACTCGCCTCAAGGTCGAACCCCCTCGATTTCTGCGCGCTGAAGGTGCTTTCTACCGACCACCTCAAGTGGTACACGCCTCTGGTCTCGTCGATTTTCAGGTCGGTGGCCAGGGCGAGCAGTTCACCCTCGGGCGTGCGCGTCACCACCAGTTGCATGACCTGACCGTAGATATTGGCTTTCTCCAGCAGGCCGACCACCTGTCCCGGCTCGACGTACGCCCATCCCTCATCGAGCCGCAAATCATCCACGCGGCTGTCGCCTCGAATGCGCAAACAGCGTTTCACACCCCGACGCCTGAGAAAGGCAAACCACTCCCGCCCCACGAACTCTCGATCAGCGACCAGAACGCGCCATTGCTTCGCAGGCAGCACCTTCAGCAGTCGAGCGACCAGACGCTCGCGTGTCCTGGTGTCGCTGCTGCCCCCATGGGGCAGGGCCGTCCACACCAGCGGTAATGTGAAGCCTTCAAGCACCACGCCGAGCACAAGGACGTTCAAGTCGGCTTCGCCGTACTCCCAGTTCGTACGGTCCATCGTCATGACGAGCTTGTCATCAGGGAGGAGCGGCAAGAGCAGCTTCAAAAAAACGTCCTGATCGAGCTGAGGGTCGTGTAGGCAGCGCTCGACGCGGCGCAGCTTGACTGAACTGCTGGCGTGTCCGGGCAGATGAAGTGCGAGCCGAGCGTGCTTGGTCGAACGCGCTTGGATCAGAGCGGTGACGACGTCGGCGAGGCGTTGCAGGGTGTCTCGGCGCAGAAAGGGCAAATGGTGTTTGAACACCTCGCCGAGCTTGGTAGGATCAGTCAGAGCGGCTTCTTGGAGCGACACACTCCCTTGATGCCGCTCTTTTTGCGTTTATGCCGCGATCAAATCGCCCTTCTGGACGTTACCCACTCCGAGTTGTGGGGTACTGAGCACCTTAACAGTGGTTTCGCCCTTTGTTCCAATGACTCGCCCCAAGTCGACCGTCATTGTGTACGATCTTGCTGAAACTTGGCCTGTTGCTCCAGAAACGTTGAGTATAAAAGCGGCATTCGGAGAATTTAGTGCTTCGGCAATGATTGCGTTCTGGTCATCCAACGTGTTCGCGGCGAACTTTGCCTACTTGCCTCCCGTAGTTGCAAGGTGCTTGACCTTGTCATATGTTCCGAGGTTCTTAGCAGCGTCGAACGCACCTTCGCTGGCTTGGCGTAGCGATACATCACAGTTGTGCACCAACCAGCCCTGAGTACCGACGAAGAAGGTATCCGCGACGGCGACGTCCAGGTTGTACATCGTCCGGGTTTCCTGGACCGTTTTGACGTACTTCACGACCCCGTAGGTGCCGTCGGCCTTCCTGATCTTATCCCCGACCTTGAGGTGGCCCGCACCGACCCAGTTGGCGTTCAGGTCCTCGTGCCCGATCGGCTTGGGCCTTGCTTCTCCGTCTGAACGCTCCGTGACGTAGAAGGGGTGCTCTGCCCCTGCCTTAAGGCTCCAGGGGAGGCAGCTGCCCGGTCATGAACGCCTGCTGCGCGCTGAAATCGCCGCTGAACTTGTGGTAGGTGCCGTCCTCGTCCAGCTGCCAGGAGCCGCGTTCGTCGCGCCACTCGATCTCGAAGCGTTCCAGCAGACGGTCACGGTGCTCCTCACGGCAGGCGGGCGCGATGACTTCCACCCGGCGGTTGAGGTTGCGGCTCATCAGGTCGGCACTGCCGAAGTACACCCCACTGCCCGAGAACGCGTACAGACGCGCGTGCTCCAGAAAGCGGCCCAGCAGGCTGCGCACCGTGATGTTCTCGGAAAGGCCCGGCACGCCGGGACGCAGACAGCACACGCCGCGCACCATCAGTTTGATCTTCACACCCGCCTGTGAGGCGCGGTAGAAGGCCGCGATCATGCCAGGATCGGTGAGCTGGTTCATCTTGGCGTGAATCCAGGCGGCCTCGCCACGCCCGGCCCGCACCCCTTCTTCGTCGATCAGGGCCTCGAGCTGCTCGCGGGCCGTGTCGGGCGCCACCAGCAGCGTGTGGTACTGGGCTTCGGCATATCCGGTGAGGTGGTTGAACAGGCTGCTGACGTCCTCGCCGATGTCGGTGTCCGACGTGAGCAGGCTGAAGTCGGTGTAGAGACGCGCGGTTCGCGGATTGTAGTTGCCAGTTCCCACGTGGGCGTAGCGTTTCAGGCCGCCACTTTCACGCCGGACGACCAGGGTCACTTTGGCGTGCGTCTTGAGGCCGGTCATGCCGTACACCACGTGCGCCCCGGCCCGCTCCAGCGCGCGCGCCCAGGCGATGTTGCGCTGTTCGTCGAACCGCGCCTTGAGTTCGATCAGGGCCACGACCTGCTTGCCGCGCTCGGCCGCCTTTTCGAGCACGTTGAAGAGCCGCTCGTCGCCGCCCGTGCGGTAGAGGGTCTGCTTGATGGCCAGCACGTCGGGGTCACTGGCCGCCGCCTCCAGAAAACGCAGCACCCCTTCGAAACTGTCGTAGGGATGGTGCAGCAGGACGTCCGCGCCGCGCAGACGGCTGAAGAGGTCGGCGTCGCCCTCGAGGTCCGGAACGTGCGGTGTGAAGGGCGCGAAGCTGAGGTCCGGGCGGCTCAGGCGCCAGGTCATGAAGTCCGCCACGCCCAGTGGGCCGTTCATTTCAAAGACATCCTCGTCGGAGATGTTCAGCCGGTCGCGCAGCAGTTCGCGCACGTCAGCAGGCATGTCACGGGTGATTTCCAGCCGCACGGCAGCCCCGAAGCGGCGGCGGCGCAAGCCTTCCTCGATGGTCTGCAGCAGGTCCTCGGCTTCTTCTTCCTCGAATTCGTAGTCGGTGTTGCGCGTCACGCGGAACACGAAGCTCGACTGCACGGTGCGTCCGCGAAACAAATGGTCGAGGTGCGCGGCAATGACTTCTTCGAGCAGCAGATACTGCCCGTCGAGTTCCACGAAGCGGCTCAGCACACCCACGGGAACTTTCACGCGCGCGAACTCCAGCTCGCCGTCGTCCGCGAGCGTCACCGCGAGGTTCAGGCTGAGGTTCGAAAGGTAGGGAAAGGGATGGCTGGGATCGACGGCCAGCGGCGTCAGCACCGGCTCGATCTGCGAGAGGTAGAGCTCACGCAGTTTGTGGCGCGCGGGCGCTTCCAGGTCGCTCACCTTCGCGAGCTTCACGCCTGCATCACGCAACTGCTCCACCACCGCGTTGAGCGCACGTTCGGTGTTACGCAGCATCTGGCGGGTTCGTTTGCGCACCGCCATAATCGTCTCGCCTGGCGTCAGGCCGTCGGGGCTTTTGGCCACCACGCCCGCGGCGATCTGGCGGTGGATGCCTGCCACGCGCACCATGAAGAACTCGTCGAGGTTGCTGCCCGCAATCGAGGCAAACTTCAAGCGCTCGAGCAGTGGATTGCGCTCCTGCTGCGCTTCGAACAGTACGCGTTCGTTGAAGGCCAGCCAGGAAAGTTCGCGGTTGAGAAAAGCGCTTTCCGGCAAGGCCTGCTCAGAGGAATGGGCCGTCAGGGTGGTCATGTCTGCGTCAAGCTTAATGAACGATTCCAAGAGAATGGTCAGGAAGCAGGGTGTATTTCCTTAGGCTGGCCGACCAAACGCGAGATGGACGGCGCTCAGCCGTCCACCTCAGTCACCTGCCCTCCGTTCAGCCGTCGAAACGCTTCATGACCAGCACGGCGTTCTGCCCTCCGAAGGCAAAGCTGTTGGACATCACCACGTCGAGCTTCTGCTCGCGCGGCTGGTGCGGCACGAAGTCGAGGTCGAGTTCCGGATCGGGATCGTCGAGGTTGATGGTCGGCGGAATCACCCCGTCCGAGAGGGCCTGCACTGCCGCAATGGCCTCAATGGCGCCCGCCGCGCCCAGCAGGTGCCCGGTCATGCTCTTGGTGGCGCTGATGGCCAGCTTGCGGGCGTGGTCGCCAAAGACCGCCTTGATGGCCTGCACTTCGCCCTGGTCCCCGGCAGGGGTGCTGGTGGCGTGCGCGTTGATGTACTGCACGTCCTCGGGGTTAAGCCCGGCGTGACGCAGCGCCATGCGCATGGCGTTCTGAATGCCGCGCCCTTCCGGGGCCGGCGAGGTGATGTGGTAGGCGTCGGCGCTGCAGCCATACCCGAGCAGTTCGGCGTAAATGCGCGCGCCGCGCTTTTTGGCGTGCTCGAGTTCCTCGAGGACCAGCATTCCGGCACCTTCGCTGAGCACGAAGCCGTCCCGGCTGGCGCTGAAGGGCCGCGAGGCCTTCTGGGGTTCGTCGTTGCGAAAGGACAGGGCCTTCATGTTGGAAAACCCGCCCATCGACATCGGCGTGATGGCCGCTTCGCTGCCGCCGGCGAACATCATGTCGGCGTCACCATCGCGGATGTAGCGCGCGGCTTCACCGATGGCCGTCGAGCCGGTCGCGCAGGCCGTGACGACCGTGCTGCTCGGTCCGGCGGCGCCGTAACGGATGGCGACCTGCCCGCTGGCCATGTTGGCGATCATCATGGGGATGAACATCGGCGAGATGCGGCCCGGTCCACGTTCCGTGAAGACTTTGGCCTGCGCTTCGAAGGTTTCGATGCCTCCGATGCCCGAGCCGATCAGGCAGCCGGTGCGTTCGTTGCGAATCTGGTCTTCGCTCAGCCCGGCGTCCTCGACGGCCAGGGCGGTCGCCGCGAAGGCGTAATGAACGTAGCGGTCCATCCGCCGCGCTTCGCGCAGATCGAGGTACTGGCTGTAGTCGTCCTTGATTTCCCCGGCGATGCGGCAGGCGATGGGGCTGGCATCGAAGCGGGTGATGGTCCCGATGCCGCTTTTGCCTGCCCGCTGCGCTTCTGCGTAGGCCTTCGCGCCCATGCCAATCGGCGTGAGTGGACCGAGGCCGGTGATCACAACTCGTTTCATGCTGTCTCCAGGATATGCCGCTGAACGGAAACAAAGCGATCAGCTGTCAGCTTTCAGCTTCTGGGCTGACGGCTGATCGCTGATCGCTGCTGGCCGAGTATTACTGCTTGGCGCCGATGTAGTCGACGGCTGCCTGCACGGTACGGATACCTTCGGCGTCCTCGTCGCTGATCGAGATACCGAACTTGTCCTCGAGACCCATGATCAGCTCCACGGTCTCCAGGCTGTCGGCGCCGAGGTCCTCCACAAAGCGCGCTTCGGGCGTGACCTTGTCGGCGTCCACGCCGAGCTTTTCCACGATCACTTCTTTGACTTGGTCGAATGTTTCCATGATGAGCCTCCGTAAAGGGTGAGTTTTTGAAAAGACAACGCGGTTCTAGTCTACATGCCCGCGGGTATTTTGCGCTCCTGTTTGCACCGCGTCCAAGGGGTGGTGAGCGCCGGGCGCCTTCCAACGCCGTTCGGAGTCAGGCCGCTGTACTTTTCGGGTCAGTGGGGGTAGAGACCACCGTCGACGCCGATGACCTGCCCGGTGATGTAGCCCGCCGCGTCCGAGGCCAGAAAGGTCACCACGCTCGCCACGTCCTCGGGCTGGCCAAAGCGCCCCAGCGGAATCCCTGCCAGATACGCTTTCTGTATCTCGTCGCTCAGCGCGCCCGTCATATCGGACTCGATAAAGCCCGGCGCGACGGCGTTCACGGTGATGCCGCGCCCGCCGTACTCCTTGGCCAGGGCCTTGGTCAGCCCGATCAGGCCGGCCTTGCTGGCCACGTAGTTGGCCTGTCCGGGATTGCCCATCAGGCCCACCACCGAGGCGATGTTGATGATGCGCCCGGTGCGGGCACGCATCATGCTTTTGATGGCAGCGCGCGATGCGTGAAAGGCCGAGGTGAGGTTGGTGTCGATGACGCTCTGCCAGTCCTCGTCTTTCATGCGAATCGCCAGGGTGTCGCGTGTGATGCCGGCGTTATTGACCAGCACGTGCAAGTTGCCGAACGCCTTGATGACGTCTTCGACGAGGGCGCCCGCGTTGGCGCTTTGCGAAAGGTCAGCGCCGAACACTTCGGCGCGGGCGCCGAGCGAACGGATTTCTCCGGCGACCTTCTCGGCCTCCGCCGCGTTGCGCCCGTAGTGGACGGCCACGTCAAAGCCGCTTTGCGCGAGCGAAAGCGCCATCGCGCGGCCCAGGCCACGGCTGGATCCCGTGACGAGGGCGGTGCGGCGAGCCTGATTGGTATCGGTCATGATGCCTCCACAAAATTCTGAATGTCGTGCGGGGTGTGAATGCTGCGCACGTCCGCGTCGGGCAGAATACGCTTGACCAGTCCCGAGAGCACGGTGCCACTGCCAAACTCCACGAAGGTCGTGACGCCCAGCGCTGCGAGTGTCTCGATGCTCTCGACCCAGCGCACGCTCGCAGTGATCTGCCGAGCGAGCAGCGCCGCGATTTCAGCCGGTTCCATGACAGGGTTGGCGGTGACGTTGGCGACCACCGGAAACGCCATGTTGCCGTAGTGCGCCGAGTGCAGATCGGGGGCGAGGGCGTCACGCGCGCTTTGCATCAGCGAGCAGTGGAAGGGCGCGCTGACCTTGAGGGGGATGGCCTTGAGGCCGCGCGCCTTGAGGGCGACACCGGCCGCTTCCACGGCCGCCTTCTCACCGCTGATGACCGTCTGGGTGGGGGCATTGAAGTTGGCCACTTCCACCACGCCGGGAGTTTCCTGACAGACTTCACGCACCACACCCGGGTCACCCATGGCCGCGAGCATGGCGCCCTGACCGGCAGGAACGGCTTCCTGCATCAATTGGCCACGGCGGCGCACGAGGCGCAGAGCGAGTTCCAGATCGAGGCTGCCGCTCGCCACGTGCGCGCTGTACTCGCCCAGGCTGTGCCCCGCCGCGTAGGCAGGCGTCAGGCCGGTCGCTTCCCGCCAGGCGCGGTAGGCGGCAATGGACGCGGCTACCAGGGCCGGCTGCTGGTTGGCGGTCAGGGTGAGCTCTTCGAGAGGACCCTGAGCCATCAGGGAGCGCAGACCGGGCACGGTGCGCTCGGCCGTGGCCAGCACTTCTTCGGCCACGGGGTAGCTTGCGGCGACTTCACTGCCCATCCCCAGGGCGTGCGAGTTCTGGCCGGGAAACAGGGCAGCGATGGTCATAGGGTCCCCCGGTCTGCCCTGACGACGTCCGGCGCCAGGGCAGCATTTTCGCCATCTTCACTCTTGGGCAGAACTCCACCCCAGGTCAGTACGGTGGCGCCCCAGGTCAGGCCACCACCGAAGGCGACCAACAGCAGGTGATCGCCGTCCTGGATCCGGCCCGCGTCGAGGGCATGCTGCAGCGCCAGCCCGACACTGGCGGTGCTGTTGTTGCCGTACTCGTTGACCGTCACGACCACCCGCTCCTGCGGCAAACCCAGACGCTCGCGGGCCGCTTCGATGATGCGTGCGTTGGCCTGATGCGGCACGAACAGCGAGATGTCACCTGGTTCGAGACCGGCCTGCGAGACAGCCTGCAGCGTGGCGGTGTTCATGACGCGCACGGCGAACTTGAAGACTTCCCGGCCGTTCATCTGGATCTTGTCACTCAGGCTGGTGCCGTCGGGCAGCTTGTCCGCCGTCAGTCCCAGGTGCAGGTTTCCAGCCCCCTCACCGTCGGCGCCCAGCACCCACGAGCGAAAACCGTACCCTTCACGCACTTCCTCCACGATGCCCGCGCTGGCACCGTCACCGAACAGCACGGCCGTGGAGCGGTCCTGCCAGTCAATGACCCGGCTGAGCGTCTCGGCGCCGATGGTGAGCACTTTCTTGCACAGTCCGGCCTGCACGTAAGCGTGCGCGACGGAGAGCGCATACACCCACCCGGTGCAGGCGGTCAGCATATCGAAGGTGCCGGCCGTCAGCTTGAAGTGGGCCTGCACCAGGGACGCCGTGGCAGGAAACAGTGCGTCGGGCGTGCTGGTCGCGACAATGACCATGTCGACACCATCCAGAGCGTCCTGGCCCGAACGGGCGATCAGGTTTTCGACGGCGCGAATGGCCACCTGTGAGGTGAACTCATCCTCGGCGGCAATGTGCCTCTTCTCAATTCCGGTGCGGGCAACAATCCATTCGTCTGTGGTGTCGAGCAGCTGCTCGAAGTGTTGATTGGTCAGGGTACGCTCGGGAGCGTAGCTGCCCAGTGCGGTGATGCCGACGGCCATGCGAACCTCCGCATCAAGACTAACCTATCTTTGACCAATTGGTCAATGAATGGCGCGAGACTGGTGGATATAAAAAAACAACCCCACCTGTGGTGGGGTTGTCGGTGCGTCCGGATCAAACGCTGAGAACTTGACGGCCGTCGTAGTAACCACAGCTGGGGCACACGTGGTGCTGAAGCTTCTTGCTGTGGCACTGAGGGCATTCAATGAGGTTCGGGGCAACAAGGGCGTGGTGACTGCGGCGCATGTCACGCTTGCTCTTGCTGGTCTTCTTCTTCGGTACGGGGTGCTTCGCCATGATTTCAACCTCTGGAGGAAATACTCGCCCACCCTCAGGGGCAGACAAGACAACAGGCACGAGTATAGCACAGAAACCGGGCCCGTTGCTTAACTGGCCCGGAGGTCCCTACAACCTTGGCCCGCTCTTTTTCACGCCGGCGTACTTGCGCTTTTTCACCCGCGACGTGCCCGCTTTGCTGCCCAGGGATTTTCCACCCGGACGGGCGCGAGGAGGAGGAGGCGCGAAATCCACCGACAGAATGCGCGCAAAAGGAATGTAGACCAGCAGCACGACCAGCAAGGTACCCCAGGTGGTATCCACGAACTCGAGTCCCAGTGCGCGCAGCAGCAACTGCAAGCTTACGGCGATCAACGCGAACAACAGCGATTTGGCGAACAGCCGGCCCACTTTCTTGAGGGTAAATCCGGGAGCCGGGTCGGGAGTGGTCAACCAGCGCCACAGCCGGGTTCGCTGCACGAAATGCCGCAAATCATCAAAACGTCTGTTCACACTTCTCCTTCAGTGGTGCGCGCGGCCACACCCAAAGTCACCCGCTGTGCAAACGCATCGAGCGCGGCAAAGTCACTCATTTCCGGTGCCACCTCCAGCACCAGGGCAGGCTTGCGCGCTCCCGCCGCGAGGCGCTCAGCCGCCTGCCGCCATACCCGCGAACGCGCCGGCACCACAAACACCAGGCCCCGCACGGCCGAC
The Deinococcus peraridilitoris DSM 19664 genome window above contains:
- the fabD gene encoding ACP S-malonyltransferase; amino-acid sequence: MTIAALFPGQNSHALGMGSEVAASYPVAEEVLATAERTVPGLRSLMAQGPLEELTLTANQQPALVAASIAAYRAWREATGLTPAYAAGHSLGEYSAHVASGSLDLELALRLVRRRGQLMQEAVPAGQGAMLAAMGDPGVVREVCQETPGVVEVANFNAPTQTVISGEKAAVEAAGVALKARGLKAIPLKVSAPFHCSLMQSARDALAPDLHSAHYGNMAFPVVANVTANPVMEPAEIAALLARQITASVRWVESIETLAALGVTTFVEFGSGTVLSGLVKRILPDADVRSIHTPHDIQNFVEAS
- a CDS encoding beta-ketoacyl-ACP synthase III produces the protein MAVGITALGSYAPERTLTNQHFEQLLDTTDEWIVARTGIEKRHIAAEDEFTSQVAIRAVENLIARSGQDALDGVDMVIVATSTPDALFPATASLVQAHFKLTAGTFDMLTACTGWVYALSVAHAYVQAGLCKKVLTIGAETLSRVIDWQDRSTAVLFGDGASAGIVEEVREGYGFRSWVLGADGEGAGNLHLGLTADKLPDGTSLSDKIQMNGREVFKFAVRVMNTATLQAVSQAGLEPGDISLFVPHQANARIIEAARERLGLPQERVVVTVNEYGNNSTASVGLALQHALDAGRIQDGDHLLLVAFGGGLTWGATVLTWGGVLPKSEDGENAALAPDVVRADRGTL
- a CDS encoding polymorphic toxin-type HINT domain-containing protein, yielding MGHEDLNANWVGAGHLKVGDKIRKADGTYGVVKYVKTVQETRTMYNLDVAVADTFFVGTQGWLVHNCDVSLRQASEGAFDAAKNLGTYDKVKHLATTGGK
- the ppk1 gene encoding polyphosphate kinase 1, which encodes MTTLTAHSSEQALPESAFLNRELSWLAFNERVLFEAQQERNPLLERLKFASIAGSNLDEFFMVRVAGIHRQIAAGVVAKSPDGLTPGETIMAVRKRTRQMLRNTERALNAVVEQLRDAGVKLAKVSDLEAPARHKLRELYLSQIEPVLTPLAVDPSHPFPYLSNLSLNLAVTLADDGELEFARVKVPVGVLSRFVELDGQYLLLEEVIAAHLDHLFRGRTVQSSFVFRVTRNTDYEFEEEEAEDLLQTIEEGLRRRRFGAAVRLEITRDMPADVRELLRDRLNISDEDVFEMNGPLGVADFMTWRLSRPDLSFAPFTPHVPDLEGDADLFSRLRGADVLLHHPYDSFEGVLRFLEAAASDPDVLAIKQTLYRTGGDERLFNVLEKAAERGKQVVALIELKARFDEQRNIAWARALERAGAHVVYGMTGLKTHAKVTLVVRRESGGLKRYAHVGTGNYNPRTARLYTDFSLLTSDTDIGEDVSSLFNHLTGYAEAQYHTLLVAPDTAREQLEALIDEEGVRAGRGEAAWIHAKMNQLTDPGMIAAFYRASQAGVKIKLMVRGVCCLRPGVPGLSENITVRSLLGRFLEHARLYAFSGSGVYFGSADLMSRNLNRRVEVIAPACREEHRDRLLERFEIEWRDERGSWQLDEDGTYHKFSGDFSAQQAFMTGQLPPLEP
- the rpmF gene encoding 50S ribosomal protein L32; protein product: MAKHPVPKKKTSKSKRDMRRSHHALVAPNLIECPQCHSKKLQHHVCPSCGYYDGRQVLSV
- the fabF gene encoding beta-ketoacyl-ACP synthase II produces the protein MKRVVITGLGPLTPIGMGAKAYAEAQRAGKSGIGTITRFDASPIACRIAGEIKDDYSQYLDLREARRMDRYVHYAFAATALAVEDAGLSEDQIRNERTGCLIGSGIGGIETFEAQAKVFTERGPGRISPMFIPMMIANMASGQVAIRYGAAGPSSTVVTACATGSTAIGEAARYIRDGDADMMFAGGSEAAITPMSMGGFSNMKALSFRNDEPQKASRPFSASRDGFVLSEGAGMLVLEELEHAKKRGARIYAELLGYGCSADAYHITSPAPEGRGIQNAMRMALRHAGLNPEDVQYINAHATSTPAGDQGEVQAIKAVFGDHARKLAISATKSMTGHLLGAAGAIEAIAAVQALSDGVIPPTINLDDPDPELDLDFVPHQPREQKLDVVMSNSFAFGGQNAVLVMKRFDG
- a CDS encoding IS4 family transposase, whose protein sequence is MSLQEAALTDPTKLGEVFKHHLPFLRRDTLQRLADVVTALIQARSTKHARLALHLPGHASSSVKLRRVERCLHDPQLDQDVFLKLLLPLLPDDKLVMTMDRTNWEYGEADLNVLVLGVVLEGFTLPLVWTALPHGGSSDTRTRERLVARLLKVLPAKQWRVLVADREFVGREWFAFLRRRGVKRCLRIRGDSRVDDLRLDEGWAYVEPGQVVGLLEKANIYGQVMQLVVTRTPEGELLALATDLKIDETRGVYHLRWSVESTFSAQKSRGFDLEASAMTKPARLERLVGVVTLAMAWCLRIGTWCHEQRPIKRKKHGRRAVSLVKYGLERLAAALRWGTSDRTILLSLVMQPFPAPIQHSAQDVGY
- the fabG gene encoding 3-oxoacyl-[acyl-carrier-protein] reductase, which gives rise to MTDTNQARRTALVTGSSRGLGRAMALSLAQSGFDVAVHYGRNAAEAEKVAGEIRSLGARAEVFGADLSQSANAGALVEDVIKAFGNLHVLVNNAGITRDTLAIRMKDEDWQSVIDTNLTSAFHASRAAIKSMMRARTGRIINIASVVGLMGNPGQANYVASKAGLIGLTKALAKEYGGRGITVNAVAPGFIESDMTGALSDEIQKAYLAGIPLGRFGQPEDVASVVTFLASDAAGYITGQVIGVDGGLYPH
- the acpP gene encoding acyl carrier protein → METFDQVKEVIVEKLGVDADKVTPEARFVEDLGADSLETVELIMGLEDKFGISISDEDAEGIRTVQAAVDYIGAKQ
- a CDS encoding IS4 family transposase, with the translated sequence MSLQEAALADPTKLGEVIKHHLPFLRRDTLQRLADVVTALIQARSTKHAQLALHLPGTVGAVSKLRRVERCLHDPQLDRDVFLKLLVPLLPDEKLVMTMDRTNWEHGEADLNLLVLGVVLEGFTLPLVWMALPHGGSSDTGVRERLVAQLLKVLPAKRWRVLVADREFVGAAWFTFLRRRGIKRCLRIRGDARIDDVRLDEGWGYVQPGQVVALLEKANVYGNVMQLVVTRTDAGELLALATDLKIDETRAVYRLRWTVECTFSTQKSRGFDLEASAMTRPDRLERLFGVVTLALAWCLRVGVWCHQQRPIKRKKHGRRAVSLVRYGLELLSASLRWDTSDCLTLLALVMQPFPAPAHHSIQVVGY